Proteins encoded in a region of the Podarcis muralis chromosome 2, rPodMur119.hap1.1, whole genome shotgun sequence genome:
- the NOL8 gene encoding nucleolar protein 8 isoform X2: protein MRRGTRRCGARGGSGSRGKEKLKRKRPRTFAEFLNMEEAPVAKRLYVGGLGHTISETELQERFGKFGNVTETEIVTRKDEKGNPTKTFAYINITLSEKELKKCVSALNKTKWKGGTLQIELAKESFLHRLARERQEASIKKEKPGQNGMTDVLESMKKSGFTDFHMKAVPGTEVPNHKDWVVGKFGRVLPILHLKGQHRSNTIKYDPSKYCHNLKKLDQDLTEMVPISKLTWHLEEGDDSMSKKRQGHFPAYEPPKRKMRVQDGDSVSRTELHSYGQLSSKTASMAPGKLVQSRTPKTKKQSKEHSAHQRLGTASTPCRNRNRLSESDIDSEEEIRAIIEREREVRQDNPDTEQEENMEVVREDFKLKYRTHWSLQEAQDAKQAPTGCNGVLRTTDNQSGYDSADTDEIIAVTRTPNNEKKEAPKESKAVTQGKDDKPKMHATNSGSSVSSGLILDKPKSVGRVKPKKASDSKAAAQQNSISNKCKAGDSESSDSYLDTSEPEGDEDYETMMRGCYRLDLTLEELERLASENTQTIDKDTAINQNNTPCKSTEFPVNSTGNIAKKSKEITTRKKGISPEEIVSAILEGGSSDEENPKRKKLNLKVPPFRGIGSLSRELTKGELGTQDSQENQTSSGLVGLEAPQSVSQRSGSASKKLSCKSLKENSTDSLRGACILKSGEDSDHSKLSAKSSEVESSGVSVLSERKSSKNLKSLCKETKIEMSVKGSSFAHCKNTRSEEPVLDSAKATSTSDKKEKQLQDNEKRLTALQERQKERELQRKLIQGALTSLETQSANKQKHIVFDSEDEAENEDEVQESTPGGSSGQLLGKEFATKTSGKLFESSDDESERTDEEDDRFKIKPQFEGKAGEKLMHLQSRFGTDERFRMDARFLESDSEQEDESKVEIDEEEELTLEKKRNLDILKNLLNIGAELSKPHKQTANAKKFKDMNTLRYDPTREDHAVFERKPENTEKESKAKRKKQKEEAQKLPEVSKEIFYDVSVDLKEILGSTKCDEKTEQIPWDKHEDVGEATPAEAETLGFSTGTDREEETSGFKFSFFGAEEERPPMKEEPYVIETIKASRVAWQEDPRFQDSSSEDDETEEVEREDVEEMSPALPQSNIRFFFFSRDDDRLKEGPKLFCKSSNLDEDRDDWESRRQTLLEDCRKKHKDARRKVKAKH from the exons ATGCGGCGCGGAACGCGACGCTGTGGAGCGCGCGGCGGAAGTGGATCGAGGGGGAAAG AAAAGTTAAAACGGAAAAGACCCAGGACGtttgctgaatttctgaataTGGAGGAAGCACCAGTTGCAAAGAGACTATATGTTGGTGGACTTGGCCATACAATTTCTGAAACTGAACTGCAGGAAAGATTTGGCAAGTTTGGAAATGTGACAGAgacagaaattgtgacccggaaAGATGAAAAAG GGAACCCTACAAAGACATTTGCCTATATCAACATCACCCTTTCAGAAAAAGAACTTAAAAAAT GTGTATCTGCTTTAAATAAGACAAAATGGAAAGGTGGGACGCTACAAATAGAATTGGCCAAAGAGAGCTTTTTGCACAG ACTGGCACGAGAGCGTCAAGAGGCAAGTATAAAGAAGGAAAAGCCAGGCCAAAATGGCATGACAGATGTCTTAGAATctatgaagaaatctggatttACAGATTTTCACATGAAAGCAGTACCAGGAACAGAAGTACCAAATCACAAG GACTGGGTTGTTGGCAAATTCGGCAGAGTTTTACCAATCCTCCATCTTAAAGGTCAACACAGAAGCAAT ACCATAAAATATGACCCCTCCAAATATTGTCACAATCTCAAAAAACTGGATCAAGACCTTACTGAGATGGTTCCTATTTCCAAGCTCACGTGGCATTTGGAGGAAGGCGATGACAGCATGAGTAAGAAACGGCAAGGGCACTTTCCTGCATATGAGCCACCTaaaaggaaaatgagagtgcaggatggggacagTGTGAGCCGGACAGAATTGCATTCATATGGTCAGTTGTCATCAAAAACAGCAAGCATGGCCCCAGGCAAACTAGTTCAAAGCCGcacacccaagaccaaaaagcaAAGTAAAGAGCACTCAGCGCATCAGAGGCTTGGAACTGCTTCAACACCTTGCAGGAATAGAAACCGTCTGTCTGAAAGTGATATTGATTCTGAAGAAGAAATTCGAGCCATaatagaaagggagagagaagtgCGTCAAGATAATCCCGATACTGAACAGGAAGAGAATATGGAAGTTGTCAGAGAGGATTTCAAGCTGAAATATCGTACTCATTGGTCCTTACAGGAAGCCCAAGATGCCAAGCAAGCGCCCACCGGGTGTAATGGAGTGCTGAGGACCACTGACAATCAGTCTGGTTATGATTCGGCTGACACTGATGAAATTATAGCTGTGACTAGAACACCAAATAATGAGAAGAAGGAAGCTCCAAAGGAATCTAAGGCAGTCACGCAGGGAAAGGATGACAAGCCTAAGATGCATGCTACAAATTCCGGATCTTCTGTCTCAAGTGGTTTAATATTGGATAAACCGAAAAGCGTGGGGAGAGTAAAGCCTAAGAAAGCATCCGATTCAAAGGCTGCTGCTCAACAGAACAGCATCAGTAATAAGTGCAAGGCTGGGGACAGTGAAAGTTCTGATTCATATCTTGACACAAGTGAGCCTGAAGGGGATGAAGATTACGAAACCATGATGCGGGGTTGTTACCGGCTAGATCTTACATTAGAAGAATTAGAAAGATTAGCCAGTGAAAATACCCAAACTATAGATAAAGATACTGCAATTAACCAAAATAATACTCCGTGTAAAAGTACTGAATTTCCAGTTAACAGTACCGGCAATATTGCAAAGAAATCCAAAGAGATCACCACCCGGAAAAAAGGCATTTCTCCTGAAGAGATAGTTTCTGCCATTTTAGAAGGAGGAAGTTCTGATGAAGAGAATCCGAAGAGAAAGAAGTTGAATTTGAAAGTTCCGCCTTTCAGAGGAATAGGGTCATTAAGTCGAGAGCTGACTAAGGGTGAGTTGGGCACACAGGACAGTCAAGAAAACCAGACTTCTTCCGGCCTTGTTGGTCTGGAAGCTCCCCAAAGTGTTTCTCAGCGCTCCGGCTCTGCAAGCAAAAAACTTAGCTGCAAATCGTTAAAAGAAAATAGCACGGACTCTCTCAGGGGAGCGTGTATTCTAAAATCAGGGGAAGATTCTGACCACAGTAAACTCAGTGCAAAAAGTAGCGAGGTGGAAAGCAGTGGTGTGAGTGTTCTGTCTGAAAGAAAGAGCTCAAAAAATCTGAAATCTCTCTGCAAGGAAACAAAGATAGAGATGAGCGTTAAAGGTTCCAGTTTTGCACACTGTAAGAACACGAGAAGTGAAGAGCCCGTCCTGGATTCTGCCAAAGCTACAAGCACGTCTgataaaaaggaaaaacagctgCAGGATAATGAAAAAAGATTGACTGCTCTACAGGAAAGGCAAAAAGAACGAGAACTGCAGAGGAAACTTATTCAGGGAGCGTTAACCAGTCTG GAAACTCAGTCAGCAAATAAACAGAAGCACATAGTATTTGATTCAGAGGATGAAGCTGAAAATGAAGATGAAGTACAAGAGAGCACACCAGGAGGGTCTTCAGGACAGCTGCTGGGAAAA GAATTTGCTACTAAAACCTCTGGAAAGTTGTTTGAGAGCAGTGATGATGAATCGGAAAGAACAGATGAAGAAGATGACAGATTCAAAATCAAACCTCAGTTTGAGGGTAAAGCTGGAGAGAAG CTTATGCATTTACAGTCACGATTTGGAACAGATGAAAGATTTCGTATGGATGCTCGCTTCCTTGAAAGTGACAGTGAACAAGAAG ATGAATCAAAAGTGGAAATAGATGAAGAGGAGGAGCTCACTTTAGAAAAGAAGAGAAATCTTGACATCTTGAAAAATCTTCTGAATATTGGTGCAGAACTTTCGAAACCTCACAAGCAGACAGCAAATGCCAAGAAATTCAA AGATATGAACACCCTGCGCTATGACCCTACAAGGGAAGACCATGCTGTATTTGAAAGGAAGCCAGAAAACACTGAGAAAGAAAG TAAAGCTAAAAGGAAGAAGCAGAAGGAGGAAGCTCAGAAACTGCCCGAGGTGTCTAAAGAAATATTTTATGATGTCTCTGTGGATTTGAAAGAGATACTTGGATCTACAAAGTGTGATGAGAAAACAGAACAAATACCTTGGGATAAACATGAGGACGTGGGAGAAGCAACTCCAGCTGAGGCAGAGACATTAGGATTCAGCACTGGAACCGACAGAGAAGAGGAAACCAGTGGTTTCAAATTTTCCTTTTTTGGGGCTGAAGAGGAGAGGCCACCAATGAAAGAAG AACCCTATGTAATTGAAACAATAAAGGCTTCCAGGGTTGCATGGCAAGAGGATCCACGTTTTCAGGACAGTAGTTCAGAAGATGATGAGACCGAAGAAGTTGAAAGAGAAGATGTCGAAGAAAT GTCTCCAGCTCTGCCACAGTCTAATattagatttttcttcttctcccgaGACGATGATAGATTAAAAG AGGGTCCAAAGCTGTTCTGTAAATCTTCTAACCTTGATGAAGACAGAGATGATTGGGAAAGTCGGCGCCAGACATTACTTGAG GATTGTCGGAAGAAACATAAAGATGCAAGAAGAAAAGTTAAAGCAAAACACTGA
- the NOL8 gene encoding nucleolar protein 8 isoform X1, with the protein MRRGTRRCGARGGSGSRGKGERGAPRGDHAVSGGGGRGTVTSQCGPRSCRSSVEKLKRKRPRTFAEFLNMEEAPVAKRLYVGGLGHTISETELQERFGKFGNVTETEIVTRKDEKGNPTKTFAYINITLSEKELKKCVSALNKTKWKGGTLQIELAKESFLHRLARERQEASIKKEKPGQNGMTDVLESMKKSGFTDFHMKAVPGTEVPNHKDWVVGKFGRVLPILHLKGQHRSNTIKYDPSKYCHNLKKLDQDLTEMVPISKLTWHLEEGDDSMSKKRQGHFPAYEPPKRKMRVQDGDSVSRTELHSYGQLSSKTASMAPGKLVQSRTPKTKKQSKEHSAHQRLGTASTPCRNRNRLSESDIDSEEEIRAIIEREREVRQDNPDTEQEENMEVVREDFKLKYRTHWSLQEAQDAKQAPTGCNGVLRTTDNQSGYDSADTDEIIAVTRTPNNEKKEAPKESKAVTQGKDDKPKMHATNSGSSVSSGLILDKPKSVGRVKPKKASDSKAAAQQNSISNKCKAGDSESSDSYLDTSEPEGDEDYETMMRGCYRLDLTLEELERLASENTQTIDKDTAINQNNTPCKSTEFPVNSTGNIAKKSKEITTRKKGISPEEIVSAILEGGSSDEENPKRKKLNLKVPPFRGIGSLSRELTKGELGTQDSQENQTSSGLVGLEAPQSVSQRSGSASKKLSCKSLKENSTDSLRGACILKSGEDSDHSKLSAKSSEVESSGVSVLSERKSSKNLKSLCKETKIEMSVKGSSFAHCKNTRSEEPVLDSAKATSTSDKKEKQLQDNEKRLTALQERQKERELQRKLIQGALTSLETQSANKQKHIVFDSEDEAENEDEVQESTPGGSSGQLLGKEFATKTSGKLFESSDDESERTDEEDDRFKIKPQFEGKAGEKLMHLQSRFGTDERFRMDARFLESDSEQEDESKVEIDEEEELTLEKKRNLDILKNLLNIGAELSKPHKQTANAKKFKDMNTLRYDPTREDHAVFERKPENTEKESKAKRKKQKEEAQKLPEVSKEIFYDVSVDLKEILGSTKCDEKTEQIPWDKHEDVGEATPAEAETLGFSTGTDREEETSGFKFSFFGAEEERPPMKEEPYVIETIKASRVAWQEDPRFQDSSSEDDETEEVEREDVEEMSPALPQSNIRFFFFSRDDDRLKEGPKLFCKSSNLDEDRDDWESRRQTLLEDCRKKHKDARRKVKAKH; encoded by the exons ATGCGGCGCGGAACGCGACGCTGTGGAGCGCGCGGCGGAAGTGGATCGAGGGGGAAAGGTGAGCGAGGAGCACCCCGCGGAGACCACGCTGTGagtggcggcggggggagagggacTGTGACGTCCCAGTGCGGACCCCGAAGTTGCAGGTCCTCCGTAG AAAAGTTAAAACGGAAAAGACCCAGGACGtttgctgaatttctgaataTGGAGGAAGCACCAGTTGCAAAGAGACTATATGTTGGTGGACTTGGCCATACAATTTCTGAAACTGAACTGCAGGAAAGATTTGGCAAGTTTGGAAATGTGACAGAgacagaaattgtgacccggaaAGATGAAAAAG GGAACCCTACAAAGACATTTGCCTATATCAACATCACCCTTTCAGAAAAAGAACTTAAAAAAT GTGTATCTGCTTTAAATAAGACAAAATGGAAAGGTGGGACGCTACAAATAGAATTGGCCAAAGAGAGCTTTTTGCACAG ACTGGCACGAGAGCGTCAAGAGGCAAGTATAAAGAAGGAAAAGCCAGGCCAAAATGGCATGACAGATGTCTTAGAATctatgaagaaatctggatttACAGATTTTCACATGAAAGCAGTACCAGGAACAGAAGTACCAAATCACAAG GACTGGGTTGTTGGCAAATTCGGCAGAGTTTTACCAATCCTCCATCTTAAAGGTCAACACAGAAGCAAT ACCATAAAATATGACCCCTCCAAATATTGTCACAATCTCAAAAAACTGGATCAAGACCTTACTGAGATGGTTCCTATTTCCAAGCTCACGTGGCATTTGGAGGAAGGCGATGACAGCATGAGTAAGAAACGGCAAGGGCACTTTCCTGCATATGAGCCACCTaaaaggaaaatgagagtgcaggatggggacagTGTGAGCCGGACAGAATTGCATTCATATGGTCAGTTGTCATCAAAAACAGCAAGCATGGCCCCAGGCAAACTAGTTCAAAGCCGcacacccaagaccaaaaagcaAAGTAAAGAGCACTCAGCGCATCAGAGGCTTGGAACTGCTTCAACACCTTGCAGGAATAGAAACCGTCTGTCTGAAAGTGATATTGATTCTGAAGAAGAAATTCGAGCCATaatagaaagggagagagaagtgCGTCAAGATAATCCCGATACTGAACAGGAAGAGAATATGGAAGTTGTCAGAGAGGATTTCAAGCTGAAATATCGTACTCATTGGTCCTTACAGGAAGCCCAAGATGCCAAGCAAGCGCCCACCGGGTGTAATGGAGTGCTGAGGACCACTGACAATCAGTCTGGTTATGATTCGGCTGACACTGATGAAATTATAGCTGTGACTAGAACACCAAATAATGAGAAGAAGGAAGCTCCAAAGGAATCTAAGGCAGTCACGCAGGGAAAGGATGACAAGCCTAAGATGCATGCTACAAATTCCGGATCTTCTGTCTCAAGTGGTTTAATATTGGATAAACCGAAAAGCGTGGGGAGAGTAAAGCCTAAGAAAGCATCCGATTCAAAGGCTGCTGCTCAACAGAACAGCATCAGTAATAAGTGCAAGGCTGGGGACAGTGAAAGTTCTGATTCATATCTTGACACAAGTGAGCCTGAAGGGGATGAAGATTACGAAACCATGATGCGGGGTTGTTACCGGCTAGATCTTACATTAGAAGAATTAGAAAGATTAGCCAGTGAAAATACCCAAACTATAGATAAAGATACTGCAATTAACCAAAATAATACTCCGTGTAAAAGTACTGAATTTCCAGTTAACAGTACCGGCAATATTGCAAAGAAATCCAAAGAGATCACCACCCGGAAAAAAGGCATTTCTCCTGAAGAGATAGTTTCTGCCATTTTAGAAGGAGGAAGTTCTGATGAAGAGAATCCGAAGAGAAAGAAGTTGAATTTGAAAGTTCCGCCTTTCAGAGGAATAGGGTCATTAAGTCGAGAGCTGACTAAGGGTGAGTTGGGCACACAGGACAGTCAAGAAAACCAGACTTCTTCCGGCCTTGTTGGTCTGGAAGCTCCCCAAAGTGTTTCTCAGCGCTCCGGCTCTGCAAGCAAAAAACTTAGCTGCAAATCGTTAAAAGAAAATAGCACGGACTCTCTCAGGGGAGCGTGTATTCTAAAATCAGGGGAAGATTCTGACCACAGTAAACTCAGTGCAAAAAGTAGCGAGGTGGAAAGCAGTGGTGTGAGTGTTCTGTCTGAAAGAAAGAGCTCAAAAAATCTGAAATCTCTCTGCAAGGAAACAAAGATAGAGATGAGCGTTAAAGGTTCCAGTTTTGCACACTGTAAGAACACGAGAAGTGAAGAGCCCGTCCTGGATTCTGCCAAAGCTACAAGCACGTCTgataaaaaggaaaaacagctgCAGGATAATGAAAAAAGATTGACTGCTCTACAGGAAAGGCAAAAAGAACGAGAACTGCAGAGGAAACTTATTCAGGGAGCGTTAACCAGTCTG GAAACTCAGTCAGCAAATAAACAGAAGCACATAGTATTTGATTCAGAGGATGAAGCTGAAAATGAAGATGAAGTACAAGAGAGCACACCAGGAGGGTCTTCAGGACAGCTGCTGGGAAAA GAATTTGCTACTAAAACCTCTGGAAAGTTGTTTGAGAGCAGTGATGATGAATCGGAAAGAACAGATGAAGAAGATGACAGATTCAAAATCAAACCTCAGTTTGAGGGTAAAGCTGGAGAGAAG CTTATGCATTTACAGTCACGATTTGGAACAGATGAAAGATTTCGTATGGATGCTCGCTTCCTTGAAAGTGACAGTGAACAAGAAG ATGAATCAAAAGTGGAAATAGATGAAGAGGAGGAGCTCACTTTAGAAAAGAAGAGAAATCTTGACATCTTGAAAAATCTTCTGAATATTGGTGCAGAACTTTCGAAACCTCACAAGCAGACAGCAAATGCCAAGAAATTCAA AGATATGAACACCCTGCGCTATGACCCTACAAGGGAAGACCATGCTGTATTTGAAAGGAAGCCAGAAAACACTGAGAAAGAAAG TAAAGCTAAAAGGAAGAAGCAGAAGGAGGAAGCTCAGAAACTGCCCGAGGTGTCTAAAGAAATATTTTATGATGTCTCTGTGGATTTGAAAGAGATACTTGGATCTACAAAGTGTGATGAGAAAACAGAACAAATACCTTGGGATAAACATGAGGACGTGGGAGAAGCAACTCCAGCTGAGGCAGAGACATTAGGATTCAGCACTGGAACCGACAGAGAAGAGGAAACCAGTGGTTTCAAATTTTCCTTTTTTGGGGCTGAAGAGGAGAGGCCACCAATGAAAGAAG AACCCTATGTAATTGAAACAATAAAGGCTTCCAGGGTTGCATGGCAAGAGGATCCACGTTTTCAGGACAGTAGTTCAGAAGATGATGAGACCGAAGAAGTTGAAAGAGAAGATGTCGAAGAAAT GTCTCCAGCTCTGCCACAGTCTAATattagatttttcttcttctcccgaGACGATGATAGATTAAAAG AGGGTCCAAAGCTGTTCTGTAAATCTTCTAACCTTGATGAAGACAGAGATGATTGGGAAAGTCGGCGCCAGACATTACTTGAG GATTGTCGGAAGAAACATAAAGATGCAAGAAGAAAAGTTAAAGCAAAACACTGA